The Bacteroidales bacterium DNA segment GGTTCTACCTGTATTACATTTTTATCACCTAAAAGTTGTTTCATAGGCTCTATTGCTTTTAAAACTAAGCTTGAATTATTTACTACCGGAGGAGTAAATTGATTGGAAATTTTTACAAGTGGCCATTTGTCTTTATTTAGTCCCGCCGAAATAGCAATTCCACGTGTTATTCTTTTTAGAGCTTCTATTATCTGATTATAGGTTTCGTCGCTAAAAAAGCGAACTGTGAGTTGCATATCAACTTCATCAGGAATAATATTATGTTTTGTACCTCCGTGTATAGACCCAACAGTTACAACAGCAGGGTGAATAGGGTTTATTTCTCTACTGACAATGGTTTGTATATCCAAAACTATACGTGAGGCTAAAACAACAGGGTCAATGGTTGTATGTGGCATAGCCCCGTGCCCACCTTGTCCAAAAACGCTTATGTCGATACTATTTACGCCGGCAAATATAGCTCCCGGATAATAACCAATAGTTCCTGTTGGGAGTTCTGCACTAACGTGATAAGCTAAAGCATAATCGGGTTTGGGAAATCGTGTAAAAAGACCGTCGGCAATCATTGCGTTAGAACCCCCACTCATTTCTTCGGCAGGTTGTGCGATAGCAACAATAGTTCCTTTCCATTCATCTTTTAAACTAAGCAAGGCTTGCAATGTTCCTAGCCAAGTGGTCATATGTAAATCGTGTCCGCAGGCATGCATAACTGCCGCATCAACCCCATCAAAATCTTTTGCAAAAACTTGACTTGCAAACGGGAGTCCGGTATTTTCTTTAATCGGTAAAGCATCCATATCGGTTCTTAGCAAAATAGTTTTTCCTTTTCCATTTTTAAAAACTCCAACAACACCATTTCCACCTACATTAGTAGTAACTTCAAAACCCAAACTTTTAAGTTTATTGGCCATTTTTTCAGAAGTTTTAAATTCCATAAAGGAAAGCTCCGGATTTTGATGTAAGTCAATATAAATTTCTTTTGATTTTTCAGTTTGATTATAGGTAATTTGCCGTATTCTTTCCTGTAATATCTCTTGAGAAAAGATTATAGAAGGGAATAGAATAAGGAACAAAAGCGATTGTAGTTTTTTCATAAAAACCTAAGTTTTGGATTTAATAGATGAATTATCAAAGCTAAGAAAATTTGGCTTATTCAATTATTTTGTGTGCTTTTATGAAGCAATTTGATTATAAGGTTGTTAAGTCTCTCTTGTTAATTAAATTGAATATTCTACTTTTAACTCAAATCTTAAATGATTATCTTTGGTTCTGCATACTCCTGTTTTTAAAAGAGAAAGCAATTGTAAATTGAAGGTGAAATTTTCGTATTTCTTTCTTCAATGTTTTGATTATTAAATGATGTAGCGATTGTATAATTAAAAATTAGGGGTAGCAAATAATTGTTTACCACAAAATCAATTAGCATGAAAAAATCCGCTTTAAAATTAATAAGCCTCCTTAAGTCTAAATTTTTATCAATACTCTTTATAAGCTTAGGATTTATTGCCTTATCAAATTTGGTGCAAGCTCAGGTTATTAACGATCCATACTGTATTAGCGAATTCTCTACTTTCTCTGATAAGGTAACGGAAATGACCGTGGATTGGGATAACAATCTGATTTATTTTACCGGGAAAAATATACTTGGTAAATTGTACAAGGTGGATATGGACGGCAATTCTGTTCTCCTATCTTCAAATTTTGCCAGTAGCGCAGCTGCAGGTTTATTGCATAATTATATTTCTACGGATATCGTTTATTATAACGATTCTATTTTTAGTAATTCCGAAGGAAGCTTAATTATGGTTGACTTATCTCCTAGCGTAAGCTCTAGTAACCCTCATGTCTTTACAGGTGATATTGGAGCCGAGGCGGGAATGGCTGTTATTGGTGATAAAATCTATACTACAGATGGAAAAGGGACTGCTAATGCTATTTACGAATATGATATTGCAAGTAACACTTCGTCTGTGGTTGTAAGTGGATTGCCTTCTGATACTCTCCGACATGGTTTAGAATATTGCGAAGCAACCGGTAAGCTCTATATCGCCATAAGTCCATTAGGAATTTACGAAGTTGATATTGCAGGAGGAACTTATACTTTAGTTACAGATCCTTTACCAAGCGAGAGCAGAAGTAATTTTGCAATAGATCCAACCGGAACTTATGCTTTTGTTCATAATGGAGCCACTGTTCATCGTTACAATCTTTCTACCGGAGTCGGAGAAGTTTTTGCGTCTAGCTTATTGGCGACTAATTATTGCGATTTAAAATTTGGTCCTTCATCAAATGATCCTACAAAATACAGTTTGTATATTGGTGGTAACGATAGAATTTATGAGGCAACGGGATTTGTTCCTGCGACTTCTGCTGATACGCCTACTCTTATCGCTACTCAGCCTGTGATTTGTCCCTTAGGATTACAATCAACAACTATTTCAATTTCTGAAGATGATAATTTGAATGGAGCTTCAGATTGGTATTTATACGCAGGGAGTTGTGGTGGTACATTACTTGCATCTAATACAACTGGAGTTTTTACCGTAACGCCATCTTCAACAACAACTTATTATGTTAGAGGTGAAGGCGAATGTAATGTTTCTCCGGGCGAATGTGGCTCTATAACAATAATTTATGGAGATATACAACCTCCGATAACTTCTTTAACACATATAAGTTGTCATGGCGAATCCGATGGAGCAATAGAAATTTTTGCCTCAGGAGGAACATCTCCTTATAAGTATTCTATTGATGGTGGGGAGAATTTTTATGATGAAAATATTTTTACAGATTTGCCGGCAGGAGAATATAATGTGGTGGTTAAAGAATCTAACGGCTGTACAAATATTGATACTATTGAATTAACAGATCCTGATCCTTTGGATTTATCATATACATTAACGGATGTAAGCTGTAATAATGGAAACGACGGCAGTATAGAAATTACCGCATCCGGTGGAGTAGGCGAAGGTTATGAATATTCTATTGATGGTGGCGGAAGTTGGAGTCGAAGTAATTATTTTGAAGACCTAACTGCGGGGACATACTCTTTGGTTGTCAGAGACTATGTTTATGATTATACGGTAATTGGAGGAAAAAGAACTTCTGCAACTACTTGCGAAACCGATCCTGTTGAGGCTATAATTATAGAGCCTACAGCTATCACCTTTTCTATTACTCAAACCGAAGTTAGCTGTAATGGCGGAAATGATGGAAGTATTATATTCAGTGCAAACGGTGGCGAAGGAGGAAATGGTAGTGGAACATATCAATATAGTGTTGATGGTGGTTCTAATTGGCAAGATAGCGAGGAATTTACGGGTTTAACAGCAGGAGATTATCCAACTGCTGTTCGCGATAAAGAAAGTGCTTCTTGCGTTGTTGACGGGGAAACGGTAACAATTACTCAGCCTACTGCAATTACATTTACTACCTCTCAAACAAATATTAACTGTAATGGTGGAAGTGAAGGCGAAATAATTGTTAATGCGAGTGGTGGCGAAGGTGGTGCAGGCTCTGCAAGCTACGATTATTCTGCCGATGGTGGTGATAATTGGCAAACATCAAATACATTTAGTAATTTAATTGCGGGCGATTATGATATTGTTGTACGGGATCAAGAACAAACGGCTTGTCAGACAAATATAAAAACAGTTACAATAACAGAACCCACAGCATTAAGTTTTACTGTCGATCAGCAGAACATTAGTTGTAATGGAAATAATGATGGACAAATCGTTATCAATGCCTCTGGAGGCGTTGGTGGAAACGGAAGTGCTACTTACGATTATAGTATTGATGGCGGAATAAATTGGCAGGCTGATAATACTTTTAATAATTTATTAGCAGGGACATATAATGTTCGCATTCGCGATAAAGTGAATACAGATTGTAGTTCTGAAATATCTACCACTACTATTACACAAGCCGATCCACTTACATTTACAACTACTCAAACAGACGTTGGTTGTAATGGTGGTTCTGATGGAATAATTACTGTAACTGCTAGTGGTGGTTCAGGTGTGGGATATGATTATTCAAAAGATAATGGTTCCACTTGGCAAACATCCAATGTGTTTGAAGATTTAACAGCAGGAGATTATGAAATTATTATTCGCGATCAAGCCAATACTTCTTGTGTTTCTGATGCTAAAACAGTACGTATTGAAGAACCTACAGAAATTACTTTTTCAATTACTCAATATAATGTAAGTTGTAATGGTGGCGATGATGGGGAAATAGTTATTACCGCAAATGGAGGTGTAGGGGGCTCAGGAAGCGGTACTTATCAATACAGTAATGATAGTGGTGATACTTGGCAAGACGAAAACAGATTTACAGGTTTAACCGCGAGTACTTATAATGTTAGTGTTAGAGATGCTGTGAATATAGCTTGTCAGACTGAATCTGAAGAAGTAGAAATTACAGAGCCAAGTGCAATAAGTGTTGAAACCTCTTTAACTCATGTTAGTTGTTTTGAAGGCTCTAACGGTCAAATAGAAGTTACTGCTACCGGTGGCGAAGGTGGAGGAGGAAGTGGAGTATTTGATTATTCAATTGATGGTGGTGATAATTGGCAAACATCAAATGTTTTCAATAATCTTATTGCCGGATCTTACTTTGTTGTTGTTCGTGATCAGGGAAATACAGATTGCACTACAGAAGCTGTTGAGCTTGAGATTTTAGAGCCTACCCAGATAACATTTACCACAGAGGCCTTTGATATTGCCTGCAGTGGTAACGATAATGGAAAAATAATTATAACAGCTAACGGAGGCGTTGGAGCTGCCGGAAGTGGTACGTATCAATATAGTAATGATGGTGGTTATAGTTGGCAAGATAGCGATATATTCGATGGTTTATTTGCCGGAACTTATCAGGTTTTGGTTCGCGATAAAGAAAATATAAATTGTGCAACAGATGCAAAAGAAGTTATCGTTTCAGAAGCTGATCCTTTAACATTTACTTTTACTCAACGTGATGTAAGTTGTGCAGGTGGTAATGATGCTCAAATTGTTTTTACTGCTAGTGGTGGATCTGGTGCAGGATACCAATATTCTATTAATGGAGGAGTTGATTTTCAGGAATCTAATACCTTTAATGATCTCAGTTCAGGACGTTATACTTTGCTTATTGCAGAAAAAGAGAATAAAGATTGTCAATCTGATATCCAGAGAATTACAATAACAGAACCCAGTTCAATAACATTTACGACAGAGAAAGTAGATGTAAGCTGCTTTGAATGCAATAATGGTGTAATCTCTGTTAGTGCAAGTGGAGGTGAAGGTGGAGCTGGAACGGGATTGTATCAGTACAGTATCGATAATGGAGATACTTGGCAAGATGCATCTGTTTTTACAGCTTTGTATGCCGGAACTTATCAGGTTTTGGTTCGCGATCGTATAAATACAGCTTGCGAAGTTGGACCTCAAGAAGTTATTCTTACCGAACCAACGCCATTAGTATTTACTACAACTCATTCAAATATTAGTTGTAATGGTGCTGCTACCGGTGAAATTCAAATTACTGCCAGTGGTGGTCTCGGCGGAGCCGGAAGTGGAACTTATCAGTATTCTATCGATGATGGAACAACGTGGTCTGATTTTAATGTTTTTAGCAATTTATTAGCCGGTTCTTATTCGGTTAGAGTTCGCGATAAAGTAAATATTGTAAATGTTACCGAAGCCGAAATTGTAGAAATTACAGAACCAACGCTATTGGAATTTACATTTGAACAAACCGATGTAACGTGTAATGGAAATAAAGATGGAACAATTGTGTTTACTGCCAGTGGAGGAGTTGGCGGCAATGGTTCTGGTACATATAGTTATTCTATCGATGGAGGTTTAAATTGGCAAAACAACAATACTTTCGAGTCGCTTTCTATAGGAGAATATCAACTTGCTATTCGTGATGCTGTTGTAACTTCTTGTATATCAGATATTACTAATACTGAAATAACAGAGCCGGATTTATTGGATTTGACTTTTACAAAAGTAGATGCTAATTGTAGTACCAATGATGATGGGGAAATTCATTTAACTGCTACTGGAGGAACCGGTGGTGGTGCAAGTGGAACGTTTGAGTATACAATTGATGGAGGTAGTAATTGGCAGGATAGTGGAGACTTTACAGGCTTGGCTTCAGACAATTATTTGGTTGCTGTTCGCGATAAAGAATATCATTCTTGTGCAACACCTTATCAAGATGTTTTTATCGATTTAATAAGCCCGATAAATCTA contains these protein-coding regions:
- a CDS encoding T9SS type A sorting domain-containing protein — translated: MKKSALKLISLLKSKFLSILFISLGFIALSNLVQAQVINDPYCISEFSTFSDKVTEMTVDWDNNLIYFTGKNILGKLYKVDMDGNSVLLSSNFASSAAAGLLHNYISTDIVYYNDSIFSNSEGSLIMVDLSPSVSSSNPHVFTGDIGAEAGMAVIGDKIYTTDGKGTANAIYEYDIASNTSSVVVSGLPSDTLRHGLEYCEATGKLYIAISPLGIYEVDIAGGTYTLVTDPLPSESRSNFAIDPTGTYAFVHNGATVHRYNLSTGVGEVFASSLLATNYCDLKFGPSSNDPTKYSLYIGGNDRIYEATGFVPATSADTPTLIATQPVICPLGLQSTTISISEDDNLNGASDWYLYAGSCGGTLLASNTTGVFTVTPSSTTTYYVRGEGECNVSPGECGSITIIYGDIQPPITSLTHISCHGESDGAIEIFASGGTSPYKYSIDGGENFYDENIFTDLPAGEYNVVVKESNGCTNIDTIELTDPDPLDLSYTLTDVSCNNGNDGSIEITASGGVGEGYEYSIDGGGSWSRSNYFEDLTAGTYSLVVRDYVYDYTVIGGKRTSATTCETDPVEAIIIEPTAITFSITQTEVSCNGGNDGSIIFSANGGEGGNGSGTYQYSVDGGSNWQDSEEFTGLTAGDYPTAVRDKESASCVVDGETVTITQPTAITFTTSQTNINCNGGSEGEIIVNASGGEGGAGSASYDYSADGGDNWQTSNTFSNLIAGDYDIVVRDQEQTACQTNIKTVTITEPTALSFTVDQQNISCNGNNDGQIVINASGGVGGNGSATYDYSIDGGINWQADNTFNNLLAGTYNVRIRDKVNTDCSSEISTTTITQADPLTFTTTQTDVGCNGGSDGIITVTASGGSGVGYDYSKDNGSTWQTSNVFEDLTAGDYEIIIRDQANTSCVSDAKTVRIEEPTEITFSITQYNVSCNGGDDGEIVITANGGVGGSGSGTYQYSNDSGDTWQDENRFTGLTASTYNVSVRDAVNIACQTESEEVEITEPSAISVETSLTHVSCFEGSNGQIEVTATGGEGGGGSGVFDYSIDGGDNWQTSNVFNNLIAGSYFVVVRDQGNTDCTTEAVELEILEPTQITFTTEAFDIACSGNDNGKIIITANGGVGAAGSGTYQYSNDGGYSWQDSDIFDGLFAGTYQVLVRDKENINCATDAKEVIVSEADPLTFTFTQRDVSCAGGNDAQIVFTASGGSGAGYQYSINGGVDFQESNTFNDLSSGRYTLLIAEKENKDCQSDIQRITITEPSSITFTTEKVDVSCFECNNGVISVSASGGEGGAGTGLYQYSIDNGDTWQDASVFTALYAGTYQVLVRDRINTACEVGPQEVILTEPTPLVFTTTHSNISCNGAATGEIQITASGGLGGAGSGTYQYSIDDGTTWSDFNVFSNLLAGSYSVRVRDKVNIVNVTEAEIVEITEPTLLEFTFEQTDVTCNGNKDGTIVFTASGGVGGNGSGTYSYSIDGGLNWQNNNTFESLSIGEYQLAIRDAVVTSCISDITNTEITEPDLLDLTFTKVDANCSTNDDGEIHLTATGGTGGGASGTFEYTIDGGSNWQDSGDFTGLASDNYLVAVRDKEYHSCATPYQDVFIDLISPINLTYTYAEISCNGNNDGIIDMTGVGGSGYEFTIDNGDTWQALGLFENLYSDDYVLITRESENPLCSSETIELSLEEPTELSFVSTVKNATCLAGNDGEITVEASGGVGGAGSGTYQYSNDNGATWQDSNIFSNLTQGDYLITIRDKENTDCQASALEVTVHEYSTVEVSTTYTDVSCFEGNDGTINITANGGVDYEYSVDNAATWSTSNIFEGLIAGTYTVVVREQAMPTCYTEPIILELEEPSKINFTITKKDVECFGDDDGYIIVNASGGEGGLGTATYEYSKDNGASWQTSNRFLNLKASTYNIVVRDLGVTDCQTEALTIELTEPMIIDFSTTTTNISCNGSSNGEIRVTATGGDSGTYQYSIDHGEWQDSNVFTGLSAATYVISVRDQSNTSCQAIDKDVILSEPTELTFTSDFTHADCGVNNNGEIVLTASGGVGGAGSGTYQYSIDNGATWQDSDTFSGLAADTYTAIIHDKVNTACASASEDIKIKALSPIDFTHTYQDVSCPGSADGEIVITVDGAATYDYSIDNGTTWQADNSFLNLSGGSYELVVRDQSTPDCESETTLQDLFEAEELTFTYNARNESCNADSDGEIEMIASGGASGTYEYSSNGGSNWSDNGLFENLKADDFSLLIRDKANPDCISNQVDITLVKATELGFETEVTNVSCYGFNDGEILITLTVGSKTATYEYSIDNGENWLLSNSFTNLKAGFYYVGIREQGSSDCQPDFKMIIVSQPERISIEVQKKDETCDGVNDGRITIIFSGCVSDYCEFTIDGGETFQESNVFDKIGVGSYSVFAHNKDNPVCTSDTIPVEIIKRSEFDFSVSKTNTTCNGASDGTITVGLSIGVDLTEYEFSNTNGESWQDSNVFTNLASGNYTVLVQKKGGSSCISYPKEVTVGEPDIITFTSKVTNESCGGTNDGFIEITAFGGSSLVYDFSIDNGISWQSESLIENLGVDTYEIVVRDRMFNDCQSAMSEVSVGKDNELNFVVNWLNVQCFGGNDGRLRVTMDEDSPDVDYEYSIDGGDNWQTNELFTELSAGTYSVLVRRLGGTSCQTAREVIISQPDLINFTVVKTDITCANDGDGSIEVNASGGKSGTYQYSNDNGKTWQDENIFTELDAASYLVLVRDKNNNDCQSNPQNVNISSPSALTLSVSTLDLWCNSSADGEINATGSGGSGILSYSIDGGTTYQDSGSFTGLDAGNYTVVLKDTNRCELFYENNPVVLSEPQGVTFNNVDVTYGACDGGLGSIDIDASSLFGDMLYSIDGGANYVSTAYFGDLNSGIYNVVVKEKDDCENAYKENPIELTLASELNVTIVATPDNNICTYYPITLTAEGPDIAEFSWNTMEDTESIIFSTDNPGSYYFTVDVVSEHGCTDSDDITLDFNTGSPISILVEPNDTACTNDKITLTASADDAVSYLWKPDDVASNKIVVEKDGAGEFMYFIEVTNSTGCISLDSIQLVFKDCTGLNELDTDGVKIDIFPNPTNDGKFNVEISGLKEEVEVWVIDFDGRLILEDKIPFVNAIKLQKQFDLQGFERGVYFIRLATSDRVSYKRIILM
- a CDS encoding amidohydrolase — translated: MKKLQSLLFLILFPSIIFSQEILQERIRQITYNQTEKSKEIYIDLHQNPELSFMEFKTSEKMANKLKSLGFEVTTNVGGNGVVGVFKNGKGKTILLRTDMDALPIKENTGLPFASQVFAKDFDGVDAAVMHACGHDLHMTTWLGTLQALLSLKDEWKGTIVAIAQPAEEMSGGSNAMIADGLFTRFPKPDYALAYHVSAELPTGTIGYYPGAIFAGVNSIDISVFGQGGHGAMPHTTIDPVVLASRIVLDIQTIVSREINPIHPAVVTVGSIHGGTKHNIIPDEVDMQLTVRFFSDETYNQIIEALKRITRGIAISAGLNKDKWPLVKISNQFTPPVVNNSSLVLKAIEPMKQLLGDKNVIQVEPLTVGEDFGKYGRTKENIPIALFWLGGVNKVKYQDHLEKGTILPGLHNAAFYPDFEPTYKTGVSTMTYTMIQLFNQK